From a single Streptomyces liliifuscus genomic region:
- a CDS encoding pentapeptide repeat-containing protein, translating to MVRNVAKVGVVAKVGVKAARRPEVRLPPLEAFGGGELEPDGDYDGLRFSDVDFVGQDGGGARFMDCALMGCAVDETRLHGARVLDSVLTGIRGVGTDLGSSTFRDVEVVDARLGGVQWHGAVLERVVVRGGKIDYLNLREARLRDVVFEGCVLVEPDFGRARLERVEFVDCVLKGADLSGATLVDVDLRRAAEVSFTRGVERLAGAVISPAQLMDLAGVFAAEMGVRVVGLDG from the coding sequence ATGGTGAGGAACGTGGCGAAGGTGGGGGTCGTGGCGAAGGTGGGGGTCAAGGCGGCTCGGCGGCCCGAGGTGCGGTTGCCGCCGCTTGAGGCTTTTGGGGGTGGGGAGCTGGAGCCCGACGGGGACTATGACGGGCTGCGGTTCAGCGACGTCGACTTCGTGGGGCAGGACGGCGGGGGTGCGCGGTTCATGGACTGCGCGCTGATGGGGTGCGCGGTGGATGAGACTCGGCTGCACGGGGCGCGGGTGCTGGATTCCGTGCTGACCGGGATCCGGGGGGTGGGTACGGATCTTGGGTCTTCGACCTTCCGGGACGTGGAGGTTGTCGATGCCCGGCTGGGTGGGGTGCAGTGGCACGGGGCCGTGCTGGAGCGGGTCGTCGTGCGTGGGGGGAAGATCGACTACCTGAATCTGCGGGAGGCCCGGCTCAGGGATGTCGTGTTCGAGGGGTGTGTGCTCGTCGAGCCGGACTTCGGGCGTGCTCGGCTGGAGCGGGTGGAGTTCGTGGACTGCGTGCTGAAGGGGGCGGACCTCAGCGGGGCGACGCTCGTGGACGTGGATCTGCGGCGGGCGGCCGAGGTGTCGTTCACGCGGGGGGTCGAGCGGCTGGCGGGGGCCGTGATCAGTCCGGCTCAGTTGATGGACCTGGCGGGGGTGTTCGCGGCGGAGATGGGGGTTCGGGTGGTGGGGTTGGACGGTTGA
- a CDS encoding NAD(P)-binding protein produces MHNTHRTHRTHRITVVGGGFAGLTAAITAAEAGAKVTVYEAHHTLGGRARTSEGPYKTNEGPHALYKGGPHWTWLSQRDLIGELAPLPPLEAARLRLRHKGVLRRTPPFAMLKLLRRTAERAPVDQDFKTWATKIAGEEGATAAAHYSAVAVFHHDPGALSAAFVQERLRRATKLPPEAHYPRGGWASVIDRMAARAWNLGVRVETLARVGELPGDHGPVVVATSLDAARTLLKDSSLTWTSGRTALIDLALRTRRGDAFAVSDLDAPGWIERFTAQDRTLAPAGEQLLQGQIPIAPHESRADGIARAEELLDLAFPAWRDRVTYRREALANGRTGAVDLPGTSWRDRPRIDRGNDVYLAGDQVAAPGVLSEVSFNSALEAVSLALGTRTRSGLDLKHA; encoded by the coding sequence ATGCACAACACGCACCGCACACACCGCACACACCGCATCACCGTCGTCGGCGGCGGCTTCGCCGGCCTCACCGCGGCCATCACCGCCGCGGAAGCAGGCGCCAAGGTCACCGTGTACGAGGCCCACCACACCCTCGGCGGCCGAGCCCGCACCAGCGAGGGCCCGTACAAGACGAACGAGGGCCCCCACGCCCTCTACAAGGGCGGCCCCCACTGGACCTGGCTCAGCCAACGCGACCTGATCGGCGAACTCGCCCCGCTCCCACCCCTGGAGGCCGCCCGACTCCGCCTGCGCCACAAGGGCGTCCTCCGCCGCACCCCACCGTTCGCGATGCTCAAACTCCTGCGCCGCACGGCCGAACGCGCCCCCGTGGACCAGGATTTCAAGACCTGGGCCACGAAGATCGCAGGCGAGGAGGGCGCGACCGCGGCGGCCCACTACTCCGCCGTCGCCGTCTTCCACCACGACCCGGGCGCCCTCTCCGCCGCGTTCGTGCAGGAACGCCTGCGCCGAGCGACAAAGTTGCCCCCCGAGGCGCACTACCCGCGCGGCGGCTGGGCGAGCGTGATCGACAGGATGGCGGCCCGGGCCTGGAACCTCGGCGTACGAGTGGAGACGCTGGCCCGAGTCGGCGAACTCCCGGGCGACCACGGCCCGGTCGTCGTCGCCACCTCCCTCGACGCCGCCCGCACCCTGCTCAAGGACAGCTCCCTGACCTGGACGAGCGGCCGCACGGCCCTGATCGACCTGGCGCTCCGTACCCGCAGGGGCGACGCGTTCGCCGTCTCCGACCTCGACGCACCGGGCTGGATCGAGCGGTTCACGGCCCAGGACCGGACGCTCGCCCCGGCGGGCGAACAGCTCCTCCAGGGCCAGATCCCGATCGCACCGCACGAGTCCCGCGCGGACGGCATCGCCCGCGCCGAGGAACTCCTGGACCTGGCCTTCCCGGCCTGGCGCGACCGCGTGACGTACCGCCGCGAGGCGCTCGCGAACGGCCGCACCGGCGCGGTGGACCTGCCCGGTACGAGCTGGCGCGACCGCCCCCGCATCGACCGGGGCAACGACGTCTACCTGGCGGGCGACCAGGTCGCGGCGCCGGGCGTGCTCTCCGAGGTGTCGTTCAACAGCGCGCTGGAGGCGGTGTCGCTGGCGCTGGGCACGCGAACCAGGTCGGGCCTTGACCTGAAGCACGCTTGA
- a CDS encoding zinc-binding dehydrogenase: MQAIRLHTFGPAENLTYERTDAPRPAPGQVRIQVAAAGVHLLDTAIRAGIKGPLPELPRLPTIPGREVAGTVESLGEGVAALWLGKRVVAHLGFNPGGYAELAVTDVDRLHEIPANLDFAAAVAMIGTGRTTMGILQFADLTADSVAVIPAAAGGIGTLLVQYAKHAGATVIGLAGGPEKVARVEKNGADLAVDYRDPNWPDQVRRFLGDRPATIVLDGVGGDTARKSVALLATPGTATAPHTLTGKHLVFGWSGAGLHDGTPYLVEGVSESVLGPVMTQRTGGPNPIRTLELRALAEAAEGRLTPAVQRFPLSQAAAAHRALESRDTIGKVVLEP; this comes from the coding sequence ATGCAAGCCATCCGCCTCCACACCTTCGGCCCGGCCGAGAACCTCACGTACGAGCGAACGGACGCCCCCCGCCCCGCCCCCGGCCAGGTCCGCATCCAGGTCGCCGCCGCGGGCGTACACCTCCTGGACACGGCGATCCGGGCGGGCATCAAGGGCCCGCTCCCGGAGTTGCCCAGGCTGCCGACGATCCCCGGCCGCGAGGTCGCCGGCACGGTCGAGTCCCTCGGCGAGGGAGTCGCCGCCCTCTGGCTGGGCAAGCGCGTGGTGGCCCACCTGGGCTTCAACCCGGGCGGCTACGCCGAACTGGCCGTCACGGACGTGGACCGGCTCCACGAGATCCCCGCGAACCTGGACTTCGCAGCGGCCGTCGCGATGATCGGCACGGGCCGTACGACGATGGGGATCCTCCAGTTCGCCGACCTCACCGCCGACTCCGTGGCCGTGATCCCGGCCGCGGCGGGCGGCATCGGCACCCTCCTCGTGCAGTACGCGAAGCACGCGGGCGCCACCGTGATCGGCCTGGCGGGAGGCCCCGAGAAGGTGGCACGGGTCGAGAAGAACGGCGCGGACCTGGCCGTCGACTACAGGGACCCGAACTGGCCGGACCAGGTGAGGCGGTTCCTCGGCGACCGCCCGGCCACGATCGTCCTGGACGGCGTGGGCGGCGACACGGCCCGCAAGTCGGTCGCACTGCTCGCCACCCCGGGCACGGCCACGGCCCCGCACACCCTCACCGGCAAGCACCTGGTCTTCGGCTGGTCGGGGGCCGGCCTGCACGACGGCACCCCGTACCTCGTCGAGGGAGTGTCCGAATCGGTCCTCGGCCCCGTGATGACACAGAGGACAGGCGGCCCCAACCCCATCCGCACCCTGGAGCTCCGCGCCCTCGCCGAGGCCGCCGAGGGCCGCCTCACCCCGGCCGTCCAGCGTTTCCCGCTCTCGCAGGCGGCAGCCGCACACCGGGCCCTGGAATCCCGGGACACCATCGGCAAGGTGGTCCTGGAACCGTGA
- a CDS encoding GNAT family N-acetyltransferase, with product MIRTATPADVPVIHSMVRELAEYEKALEEAGATEEQLREALFGERPAAFAHIAESADGEPVGFALWFLNFSTWRGVHGIYLEDLYVRPQARGGGYGKALLGELARICVERGYERLEWSVLNWNKPSIDFYEALGARPQDEWTVYRLTDGPLAELGLGARR from the coding sequence ATGATTCGTACGGCGACTCCCGCAGATGTGCCCGTGATCCACTCCATGGTCCGTGAACTGGCCGAGTACGAGAAGGCGTTGGAGGAGGCCGGAGCCACCGAGGAGCAGTTGCGCGAGGCGCTCTTCGGGGAGCGGCCGGCCGCGTTCGCGCACATCGCGGAGTCGGCGGACGGCGAGCCGGTCGGGTTCGCGCTGTGGTTCCTGAACTTCTCGACCTGGCGCGGTGTGCACGGGATCTACCTGGAGGACCTGTACGTACGGCCGCAGGCGCGGGGCGGTGGGTACGGGAAGGCGCTGCTCGGGGAGCTGGCGCGGATCTGTGTGGAGCGGGGGTACGAGCGGCTGGAGTGGTCCGTCCTCAACTGGAACAAGCCGTCCATCGACTTCTACGAGGCATTGGGGGCCCGGCCACAGGACGAGTGGACGGTGTACCGGCTCACGGACGGGCCGCTCGCGGAGCTGGGGCTGGGCGCTCGACGTTGA
- a CDS encoding aminoglycoside phosphotransferase family protein has product MVRYARLLERGDEFLERWGLRQEGTPMSGQVSVVLPVVLGDGTRAALKLQDVDEETVGEGLALRTWGGDGVVRLLDEDAETGTLLLERLDEGRPLDAVPDVMKATTILAELLARLSAVPAPEGLRRLDGVVAGMFERLPAVLASLEGKGDEGDRRLLKDCAAALREVADEPGDRLLHWDLHFENVLAAEREPWLVIDPKPLAGDPGFELLPALWNRCEEGQLTRRFDLLTETLGLDRERARAWTLGRVLQNSLWQVEEGEGLDDEQVAIARELLGR; this is encoded by the coding sequence ATGGTTCGGTACGCACGGCTGCTGGAGCGGGGCGATGAGTTCCTGGAGCGATGGGGGCTGCGGCAGGAGGGGACGCCCATGAGCGGGCAGGTCTCGGTCGTGCTGCCAGTGGTGCTCGGGGACGGCACACGGGCCGCGCTGAAGCTCCAGGACGTGGACGAAGAGACCGTGGGCGAGGGGCTCGCCCTGCGGACCTGGGGCGGCGACGGCGTCGTACGGCTGCTGGACGAGGACGCGGAGACGGGCACCCTGCTGCTCGAACGGCTCGACGAGGGGCGGCCGTTGGATGCCGTGCCGGACGTGATGAAGGCCACCACGATCCTCGCGGAGCTGCTGGCCCGGCTCTCGGCCGTGCCGGCGCCGGAGGGACTGCGGCGGCTGGACGGCGTCGTCGCGGGGATGTTCGAGCGGTTGCCGGCCGTCCTTGCGTCCCTTGAGGGGAAGGGCGACGAGGGCGACCGGCGGCTGCTGAAGGACTGTGCGGCGGCTCTGCGCGAGGTCGCGGACGAGCCCGGGGACCGGCTGCTGCACTGGGATCTGCACTTCGAGAACGTCCTGGCGGCCGAGCGCGAACCGTGGCTCGTCATCGACCCCAAGCCGTTGGCGGGAGACCCGGGCTTCGAGCTGCTGCCCGCCCTCTGGAACCGCTGCGAGGAGGGGCAGCTGACGCGCCGCTTCGACCTGCTGACGGAGACGCTGGGCCTGGACCGGGAGCGGGCCCGGGCCTGGACGCTCGGGCGGGTACTGCAGAACTCGTTGTGGCAGGTGGAGGAGGGGGAGGGGCTGGACGACGAGCAGGTTGCCATCGCACGGGAGTTGCTCGGGCGGTGA
- a CDS encoding NAD(P)/FAD-dependent oxidoreductase — MSSTENADRATDTARAAHAPRTADAPRTVVNGGISFWYAQDGLPAPREPLPGDASADVVIVGGGYTGLWTAYYLKKAAPFLRITVLEQRFCGYGASGRNGGWLYNGIAGRDRYARLHGHEAAVRLQEAMNATVAEVVRVTEEEHIDADVHRGGVLEVAYTPAQLARLKAFHETELSYGEKDRELYGARETAERIRVADAVGSTWTPHGARLHPVKLLKGLAAAVEALGVTIHESTPVTEIRPKHAVTPYGTVRAPYVLRCTEGFTASLKGQRRTWLPMNSSMIATEPLTAEQWESVGWEGRETLGDMAHAYMYAQRTADGRIALGGRGVPYRFGSRTDNDGRTQASTVRALREILVRFFPQLSSVAVAHAWSGVLGVPRDWCATVTLDRSTGLGWAGGYVGSGVATANLAARTLRDLIQRDSGQSGATDLITLPWVEHKVRKWEPEPFRWLGVHGMYATYRAADRRELTTHAAQSSRIARIADRVAGR, encoded by the coding sequence ATGAGCAGCACGGAGAACGCGGACCGCGCGACCGACACGGCCCGCGCGGCGCACGCGCCCCGCACCGCCGACGCGCCCCGCACCGTCGTCAACGGCGGCATATCGTTCTGGTACGCGCAGGACGGCCTCCCCGCGCCCCGTGAGCCCCTCCCGGGGGACGCGAGTGCCGATGTGGTGATCGTGGGCGGCGGCTACACGGGCCTGTGGACCGCGTACTACCTGAAGAAGGCCGCGCCCTTCCTGCGGATCACGGTCCTGGAGCAGCGGTTCTGCGGCTACGGGGCGTCCGGCCGCAACGGCGGCTGGCTCTACAACGGCATCGCGGGCCGCGACCGGTACGCGCGCCTGCACGGCCACGAGGCCGCCGTACGCCTCCAGGAGGCCATGAACGCCACGGTCGCCGAGGTCGTGCGGGTCACCGAGGAAGAGCACATCGACGCGGACGTCCACCGCGGCGGCGTACTCGAAGTCGCCTACACCCCGGCCCAGTTGGCCCGACTGAAGGCCTTCCACGAGACGGAGCTCTCGTACGGGGAGAAGGACCGCGAGCTGTACGGCGCGCGCGAGACCGCCGAGCGGATCCGGGTCGCGGACGCGGTGGGCTCGACCTGGACCCCGCACGGCGCCCGGCTGCACCCCGTCAAGCTGCTCAAGGGCCTGGCTGCGGCCGTCGAGGCGCTCGGCGTCACGATCCACGAGTCGACACCCGTCACCGAGATCAGACCGAAGCACGCCGTCACGCCGTACGGCACGGTCCGCGCCCCCTACGTCCTGCGCTGCACGGAGGGCTTCACAGCCTCCCTGAAGGGCCAGCGGCGGACCTGGCTCCCCATGAACTCCTCGATGATCGCCACCGAGCCGCTGACCGCCGAGCAGTGGGAGTCCGTCGGCTGGGAGGGCCGCGAGACCCTCGGTGACATGGCGCACGCGTACATGTACGCCCAGCGCACGGCCGACGGCCGCATCGCGCTGGGCGGCCGCGGAGTCCCGTACCGCTTCGGTTCGCGGACGGACAACGACGGCCGTACGCAGGCGTCGACGGTCCGCGCCCTGCGGGAGATCCTCGTCCGGTTCTTCCCCCAGCTCTCGTCCGTCGCCGTGGCGCACGCCTGGTCGGGTGTCCTCGGTGTCCCGCGCGACTGGTGCGCCACGGTCACCCTCGACCGCTCCACGGGCCTCGGCTGGGCCGGCGGCTATGTGGGCTCCGGTGTCGCCACCGCCAACCTCGCCGCCCGCACCCTCCGGGACCTGATCCAGAGGGATTCCGGCCAATCGGGGGCGACCGACCTCATCACCCTCCCCTGGGTCGAACACAAGGTCCGCAAGTGGGAACCGGAGCCTTTCCGCTGGCTCGGGGTACACGGCATGTACGCGACGTATCGAGCCGCCGACCGCCGCGAACTCACCACCCATGCCGCACAGTCGTCCCGGATCGCGCGTATCGCCGACCGGGTCGCGGGCCGCTGA
- a CDS encoding alpha/beta hydrolase, whose translation MSTAVMDTVRYSSDGQLLDIHRAAATDAPTVLLWHGRGPAERDVLGALAAEVARLGATVIVPDWHPDAPDGGRPHLEASLRFTWDFVRDPSEVVLVGWSLGGRAAMATALRPDPPEGWRPAAVVGISARYNQPEPLLGLPSPMAVCASAPPLPIHLVHGTADRVCDFANAHEFQAVLAACGRPAPLTVLTTDHSGAVMAEYASELGRCRPAHSGSAHREGLRTARVIAEAAGLRTREDHVSG comes from the coding sequence ATGAGCACCGCAGTCATGGACACCGTCCGTTACTCCTCCGACGGTCAGCTCCTCGACATCCATCGCGCCGCCGCCACGGACGCCCCGACGGTTCTGCTCTGGCACGGGCGCGGCCCGGCCGAGCGGGACGTCCTGGGCGCCCTGGCCGCGGAGGTGGCCCGCCTCGGCGCCACCGTCATAGTCCCCGACTGGCACCCGGACGCCCCCGACGGCGGCCGCCCCCACCTGGAGGCGTCCCTCCGCTTCACCTGGGACTTCGTACGGGACCCGTCGGAGGTCGTCCTCGTCGGCTGGTCGCTCGGCGGCCGGGCCGCGATGGCGACGGCCCTGCGTCCCGACCCGCCGGAGGGCTGGCGTCCGGCCGCCGTGGTCGGCATCTCCGCCCGCTACAACCAGCCCGAGCCGCTGCTGGGCCTGCCCTCCCCGATGGCCGTCTGTGCCTCCGCCCCGCCGCTGCCCATCCATCTGGTGCACGGCACGGCGGACCGGGTCTGCGACTTCGCCAACGCCCACGAGTTCCAGGCCGTCCTGGCCGCCTGTGGCCGTCCCGCGCCCCTCACGGTGCTCACCACGGACCACTCGGGCGCGGTCATGGCCGAATACGCCTCCGAACTCGGCCGCTGTCGCCCCGCACACTCCGGAAGCGCCCACCGCGAGGGCCTGCGCACGGCCCGCGTCATCGCGGAGGCGGCGGGGCTGCGTACGCGGGAGGACCACGTCAGCGGGTGA
- a CDS encoding helix-turn-helix transcriptional regulator: MPQQVLTDTVRVAIHAPDAIVRAGLLSYLHNDRRIREVPPDRIREADVIVVTVDVADTSTLDLLRGLCDRPDARFAVVVGKEWHADVSAAVDRGVRAVLWRDSFSQAAFIRTLHTIADGGGSLPPTLQGTLMEQVRWAQRELLAPRGLTASGISPREVDVLRLVAEGKELAEIATKLSYSERTVKYILYGVMKRLQLRNRAHAVSYAIRSGII; the protein is encoded by the coding sequence ATGCCTCAGCAGGTACTCACAGACACCGTGCGCGTGGCGATCCACGCACCCGACGCCATCGTCCGGGCGGGACTGCTCAGCTATCTCCACAACGACCGCCGCATCCGCGAGGTCCCACCGGACAGGATCCGCGAAGCGGACGTCATCGTGGTCACCGTGGACGTCGCCGACACCTCCACCCTCGACCTGCTGCGCGGCCTGTGCGACAGACCGGACGCACGGTTCGCCGTGGTGGTGGGCAAGGAGTGGCACGCCGACGTCTCGGCCGCGGTCGACCGCGGGGTCCGCGCCGTGCTCTGGCGCGACTCCTTCAGCCAGGCGGCCTTCATCCGGACCCTGCACACCATCGCGGACGGCGGCGGAAGCCTTCCGCCCACCCTCCAGGGCACCCTGATGGAACAGGTCCGCTGGGCCCAACGCGAACTCCTCGCCCCCCGAGGCCTCACGGCATCCGGCATCAGCCCCCGCGAGGTGGACGTGCTGCGCCTGGTGGCCGAAGGCAAGGAACTCGCCGAAATAGCGACGAAGCTCTCCTACTCGGAACGCACCGTCAAATACATCCTCTACGGCGTGATGAAGCGCCTACAACTACGAAACCGCGCCCACGCGGTCTCCTACGCAATCCGGTCCGGCATCATCTGA
- a CDS encoding ABC transporter ATP-binding protein: MATVSFNKATRIYPGGDKPAVDQLELDVADGEFLVLVGPSGCGKSTSLRMLAGLEDVNAGSIHIGDRDVTHLPPKDRDIAMVFQNYALYPHMTVADNMGFALKIAGVNKAEIRQKVEDAAKILDLTDYLARKPKALSGGQRQRVAMGRAIVREPQVFLMDEPLSNLDAKLRVSTRTQIASLQRRLGITTVYVTHDQVEAMTMGDRVAVLKDGLLQQVDSPRNMYDRPKNLFVAGFIGSPAMNLIEVPITDGGVKFGNSVVPVNREALKTAADKGDTTVTVGVRPEHFDIVEHNGGAAASLSKDTEDAPAGLAVTVNVVEELGADGYVYGSAKVGDDLKDLVVRVSGRAVPEKGATLHVVPRPGETHVFSTSSGERLSD, translated from the coding sequence ATGGCCACTGTCTCGTTCAACAAGGCGACCCGCATTTACCCGGGTGGCGACAAGCCCGCCGTCGACCAGCTCGAGCTCGACGTCGCGGATGGCGAGTTCCTCGTCCTCGTCGGCCCCTCCGGCTGCGGAAAGTCCACCTCCCTGCGGATGCTCGCGGGTCTCGAGGACGTCAACGCCGGCTCGATCCACATCGGTGACCGCGACGTCACGCACCTGCCGCCCAAGGACCGGGACATCGCCATGGTGTTCCAGAACTACGCGCTGTACCCGCACATGACGGTCGCCGACAACATGGGCTTCGCGCTCAAGATCGCCGGCGTCAACAAGGCCGAGATCCGCCAGAAGGTCGAGGACGCGGCGAAGATCCTGGACCTCACCGACTACCTGGCCCGCAAGCCGAAGGCCCTCTCCGGTGGTCAGCGCCAGCGTGTCGCCATGGGTCGCGCCATCGTGCGTGAGCCCCAGGTCTTCCTCATGGACGAGCCGCTGTCGAACCTCGACGCCAAGCTCCGCGTCTCGACCCGTACGCAGATCGCGTCGCTGCAGCGCCGCCTCGGCATCACCACCGTGTACGTCACCCACGACCAGGTCGAGGCCATGACCATGGGCGACCGGGTGGCCGTGCTCAAGGACGGTCTGCTCCAGCAGGTGGACAGCCCCCGCAACATGTACGACCGTCCGAAGAACCTCTTCGTGGCCGGCTTCATCGGCTCCCCGGCCATGAACCTGATCGAGGTCCCGATCACGGACGGCGGCGTGAAGTTCGGCAACAGCGTGGTGCCCGTCAACCGCGAGGCCCTCAAGACCGCCGCCGACAAGGGTGACACCACGGTCACCGTCGGTGTCCGCCCGGAGCACTTCGACATCGTCGAGCACAACGGCGGCGCGGCCGCCTCCCTGTCGAAGGACACCGAGGACGCCCCGGCGGGCCTCGCCGTCACCGTGAACGTCGTCGAGGAACTCGGCGCCGACGGCTACGTCTACGGCAGCGCCAAGGTCGGCGACGACCTCAAGGACCTGGTCGTCCGCGTCAGCGGCCGCGCGGTCCCGGAGAAGGGCGCCACGCTGCACGTCGTGCCGCGTCCGGGCGAGACCCACGTGTTCTCGACGTCCTCGGGCGAGCGCCTCTCCGACTGA
- a CDS encoding nucleotidyltransferase family protein, with product MTDPNAASRPVQAVVLAGGQGSRLRPYTDDRPKPMVEIPGTGTPIIGHQLAWLAEEGVTDVVVSCGHLAEVLQQWLDSAELPVSVTTVVETEPLGRGGGLKFAAKHLPHPDRPWYATNGDIWTRFSLREMADFHTERDAVATLALARPRIPWGAVETDDFGHITDFIESPPTAYGINAGVYVFSPEFAALLPDLGDHERSTFPRLARERRLAGYPIPQGAYWRAIDTAKDLTEAAKELAALGR from the coding sequence ATGACCGATCCGAACGCCGCGTCGCGCCCCGTTCAAGCCGTCGTCCTGGCCGGCGGCCAGGGCTCCCGGCTGCGTCCCTACACCGACGACCGTCCCAAGCCGATGGTCGAGATTCCCGGCACCGGGACCCCGATCATCGGCCACCAGCTGGCCTGGCTCGCCGAGGAGGGCGTCACCGACGTCGTCGTCTCGTGCGGCCATCTCGCCGAGGTGCTCCAGCAGTGGCTCGACTCGGCCGAGCTGCCCGTCTCCGTGACCACCGTGGTCGAGACGGAGCCCCTGGGCCGCGGCGGCGGCCTCAAGTTCGCCGCCAAGCACCTGCCCCACCCGGACCGCCCCTGGTACGCGACGAACGGCGACATCTGGACCCGTTTCTCGCTCCGTGAGATGGCGGACTTCCACACCGAGCGCGACGCGGTGGCCACCCTCGCGCTGGCCCGCCCCCGCATCCCGTGGGGCGCCGTCGAGACCGACGACTTCGGCCACATCACGGACTTCATCGAGTCCCCGCCGACCGCGTACGGCATCAACGCGGGTGTGTACGTCTTCTCCCCCGAGTTCGCCGCCCTGCTGCCCGACCTCGGCGACCACGAGCGTTCCACGTTCCCCCGCCTGGCCCGTGAGCGCCGTCTGGCCGGCTATCCGATCCCGCAGGGCGCCTACTGGCGCGCCATCGACACCGCGAAGGACCTCACCGAGGCCGCCAAGGAGCTGGCGGCACTGGGACGTTGA
- a CDS encoding DoxX family protein — translation MSVDTRTPRTPTGDRSLGFDDAPALSMVKVPSDPAQVIVNHASFRVQLNAAPRAQSPRAARHLSSGEDTARIPVVGTTAGTRRRAPVVWSGKSAPDDTGATRLLQAVRSTSLRHGAEAPAGDGGATQVIPRVGEGGPPGFDVDATVETPTVRGPETRLLPQMRSAGSAYEEIDERPYAEGEFEDDSYDADEYRDEDDGALKRHGAAPVRHGYYPGRRMNLGVVLLPLRVFLGFISIYAGMGKLCDPVYFDGGKRGSMVKWLNSLHPWELAEPLRQFALEHPVGAGLLIAFFQVIVGVLTVLGLWQRVAAVVGALLSAALLLTVSWKSVPAYDAPDIIYLAAWSPLIIAGAPVYSIDGRLAGEAWRTLGPRADIWELRSRVLRRGALVTTIVVGLTLLIGSLLGGAVRDADRVVVPGPGEAPRNELPGSPLPEEPGQRRDKESPSAANSPTQGATSASPSGAATTPGAARETAGAGAGQPSQTQGSGQAPPQQSAPPQAPSTSAGPSSSGGTTGGTGSGGGSGSGGGSGSGGSTGGGSGGGSGSGGGSGLVGGLLG, via the coding sequence ATGAGTGTGGACACCAGAACACCCCGCACACCCACGGGGGACCGCTCGTTGGGATTCGACGACGCTCCCGCGCTGAGCATGGTGAAGGTGCCGAGCGATCCGGCGCAGGTCATCGTCAATCATGCGAGCTTCCGCGTGCAGCTGAACGCCGCCCCGCGGGCCCAGTCCCCGCGCGCCGCGCGGCACTTGAGCTCGGGCGAGGACACCGCGCGCATCCCCGTCGTCGGAACCACCGCAGGCACCCGCCGCCGCGCGCCCGTCGTCTGGAGCGGGAAGTCCGCCCCCGACGACACCGGCGCCACCCGGCTGTTGCAGGCGGTGCGGAGCACGAGTCTGCGGCACGGCGCCGAGGCGCCCGCCGGTGACGGCGGTGCGACCCAGGTCATCCCGCGCGTCGGCGAGGGCGGACCCCCCGGGTTCGACGTCGACGCCACCGTCGAGACACCGACCGTCCGCGGCCCCGAGACCCGCCTCCTGCCCCAGATGCGCAGCGCGGGCAGCGCGTACGAGGAGATCGACGAACGCCCGTACGCGGAGGGCGAGTTCGAGGACGACTCCTACGACGCCGACGAGTACCGGGACGAGGACGACGGCGCGCTCAAGCGGCACGGCGCCGCCCCCGTCCGGCACGGGTACTACCCCGGCCGCCGGATGAACCTCGGCGTCGTCCTGCTCCCGCTGCGCGTCTTCCTCGGCTTCATCTCCATCTACGCCGGCATGGGCAAGCTCTGCGACCCCGTCTACTTCGACGGCGGCAAACGCGGCTCCATGGTCAAGTGGCTCAACTCCCTGCACCCCTGGGAACTCGCCGAGCCACTGCGCCAGTTCGCCCTCGAACACCCCGTCGGCGCCGGACTCCTCATCGCCTTCTTCCAGGTCATCGTCGGCGTCCTCACCGTGCTGGGCCTGTGGCAGCGGGTCGCCGCGGTCGTCGGCGCGCTGCTCTCGGCGGCGCTGCTCCTCACCGTCAGCTGGAAGTCCGTCCCCGCCTACGACGCGCCGGACATCATCTACCTCGCCGCCTGGTCCCCGCTGATCATCGCGGGCGCCCCCGTCTACTCCATCGACGGCCGCCTCGCGGGCGAGGCCTGGCGCACGCTCGGGCCGCGCGCCGACATCTGGGAGCTGCGCAGCCGCGTACTGCGCCGGGGCGCGCTCGTCACGACCATCGTCGTCGGACTCACCCTGCTCATCGGCTCGTTGCTCGGCGGCGCCGTCCGTGACGCCGACCGCGTGGTCGTCCCCGGCCCCGGCGAGGCCCCGCGCAACGAACTGCCCGGTTCCCCGCTCCCGGAGGAGCCCGGCCAGCGCCGGGACAAGGAGAGCCCCTCGGCGGCCAACTCGCCCACCCAGGGAGCCACTTCCGCGAGCCCCTCGGGTGCCGCGACCACCCCGGGCGCGGCCCGCGAGACCGCGGGCGCCGGTGCCGGGCAGCCCAGCCAGACGCAGGGCTCCGGTCAGGCCCCGCCCCAGCAGTCGGCCCCGCCGCAGGCCCCCAGCACCAGCGCCGGTCCGTCCTCCTCGGGCGGTACCACCGGCGGTACGGGCTCGGGCGGCGGCTCCGGCAGTGGCGGCGGCTCCGGCTCCGGCGGGAGCACGGGCGGCGGCAGCGGTGGCGGCTCCGGCTCCGGCGGTGGCTCCGGGCTCGTGGGCGGCCTGCTGGGCTGA